The Niallia alba genome includes a window with the following:
- a CDS encoding HD-GYP domain-containing protein, with product MEKGTEDIIGYRIKKDVYSNSIEGLFLLKKGATLTKKHVELLTKHQVNPFDVISSTEETSPVSVSDTFTSLLDEVKQTFHHILEQDDSKVENLLHTYEKIIDFSLQELNILEIIHQETSPKDYIYQHSINVGVISAIIGKILGLSRKQCHLLSQMGLFHDIGMLKIDSSIIEAQNRLTQKEYKEIQKHTIYGKSMLFQIAQLDILISRTALLHHEKINGKGYPSQRTEKEIPFLIQIVSVADSFNSMCSAYTYKEKKSHFEAIYELVNESYGNALNPAIVIPFTNFIMRKQLFKKVTLSNNEIAEIIFIHQNEPHLPLVRQKDAYIDLRRASSLKISGLAN from the coding sequence ATGGAAAAAGGAACGGAAGATATTATTGGGTATCGTATAAAAAAAGATGTTTATTCTAACTCCATTGAAGGTTTATTTCTACTAAAAAAGGGTGCAACTCTTACAAAGAAACATGTAGAATTGCTCACGAAGCATCAAGTAAATCCATTTGATGTAATTAGCTCTACAGAAGAAACCTCACCTGTCTCCGTAAGTGATACATTTACTAGTTTATTAGATGAAGTGAAACAAACCTTCCATCATATACTAGAACAGGATGATAGCAAGGTTGAAAATCTTCTACATACTTATGAAAAAATAATAGATTTTTCCCTGCAAGAATTAAATATTTTAGAAATTATTCATCAAGAAACTTCGCCAAAAGACTATATTTATCAACATAGTATTAACGTTGGTGTTATTTCAGCGATTATCGGAAAAATACTAGGCTTATCTAGAAAACAATGTCACTTACTTAGTCAAATGGGGTTATTTCACGACATCGGCATGCTAAAAATCGATTCATCTATTATAGAAGCACAGAATCGCTTGACCCAAAAAGAATATAAGGAAATCCAAAAACACACGATATATGGAAAAAGTATGTTATTTCAAATTGCTCAATTGGATATTTTAATATCAAGAACTGCTCTATTACATCATGAAAAAATAAATGGCAAAGGCTATCCATCTCAACGAACGGAAAAGGAGATTCCTTTCCTAATTCAAATCGTTTCCGTAGCAGACAGCTTTAATAGCATGTGCTCTGCTTATACCTATAAAGAAAAGAAATCTCACTTTGAAGCCATCTATGAATTAGTGAATGAATCATATGGGAATGCTTTAAATCCTGCTATTGTTATACCTTTCACCAATTTTATTATGCGGAAACAACTTTTTAAAAAGGTCACCTTATCCAATAATGAAATAGCAGAAATCATTTTTATCCATCAAAATGAGCCACATTTACCATTAGTTCGTCAAAAGGATGCTTATATAGACTTACGTAGGGCGTCCTCTTTGAAAATTTCTGGATTAGCAAATTAA